A window of Streptomyces profundus genomic DNA:
TGCCCTGGCCACCGCCCAAATCGATTGGGCGGGGTCACTCGTCCTCGGCGAGGGTCACTTCGACGCCGCCGACAAAGCCGGCCGAGAGGTTGTAGAGGAAGGCTCCGAGCGTGGCCAGGGCGGTGGCCAGGACCACATCGATCACGGCGATCACCGAGGTGAAAATCAGCACGCGCGACAGCGAAAGGAAGGAGACAAGGTCGAAACCGCTCTCGTCGTCCGTCTCCGTCGCCTGAGTGATCGTTTCGCCGATGGTCGAGAAGACGCCCATGCCGTCCATCACCATCCACAGCACGGCGACGGCGATGATGGTGCAGATGCCCAGGGCGATGGACAGCAGAAAGCTGACCTTCATCACCGACCACGGGTCGGCCTTGGCCACCCGCAGCCGGGCCTTGCGGACCCGGGGAACGGTGCGCGCCCCCGTGCGCGGTCGGCGCACGCCGCCGCCCTGGGTCTGCTGCTTGCCGCCCCGCGCGCGCGGGGCGGGCGAGGGCTGTGAGGGCTGCTGGCCCACCGTCGGCGCCGCGCCGGGCGGCGCCGGGTACGCCTGCGGCGGGTGGTAGTGCTGTTGGTCGGCACTGCCGTAGCCCTGGCCCTGCGGATGCGACGAGTCCGCGGGTCTGGCACTGGTCATGGTGGTTCCCCCACGAGAAGGGTCGTTTGCGGACTCCTGCCGGGGGGCGCCATCCCCGGCACCGAAGCCATAGCCGCCCGGGGGCGGCGACTCGGGGTGACGCGGCGACTCCTCGCCCCCCGCGCCGCCTCCGGACGCGCCGATGGCTCCACTCACGCTCTACTCCTCTGCGCCCGGGGCCACAGTGCCCACCTCGGACTCCTGCGGAGTCTCGTCGGTGGACTCGGCCTCGACTTCCTCGGCCTCGCGACCAGCCTCGGCGTTGCGCGCGATACCCACGACGGCGTCCCGCTTACCCAGGTTGATCAACTGAACGCCCATGGTGTCACGGCCGGTCTCCCTGACCTCATTGACCCGCGTGCGGATCACTCCACCGCCCAGCGTGATGGCGAGGATCTCATCGGTGTTCTCCACCACCAGGGCGCCCACCAGGGAGCCGCGGTCCTCGACGATCTTGGCGGCCTTGATGCCGAGACCGCCACGTCCCTGCACCCGGTACTCGTCGACCGGGGTGCGCTTCGCGTACCCGCCGTCCGTCGCCGTGAAAACGAAGGTGCCGGCGCGGACCACGTTCATCGAGAGCAGTTCGTCGCCCTCGCGGAAGCTCATCCCCTTCACCCCCGACGTCGCCCGGCCCATCGGGCGCAGCGAGTCGTCGGTCGCGGTGAAGCGGATCGACTGGGCCTTCTTGCTGATCAGCAGGAGGTCGTCGGCGGCGGAGACCAGCTCGGCGCCGATCAGCTCGTCGTCCCTGCCGTCCGCCATCTCGCGCAGGTTGATGGCGATCACGCCGCCCGAGCGCGGGGAGTCGTAGTCCTTGAGCATGGTCTTCTTCACCAGGCCGGACTTGGTGGCCAGCACCAGGTAGGGAGCCGCCTCGTAGTCCCGGACGGCGAGGATCTCGGCGATCTCCTCGTCGGGTTGGAAGGCCAGCAGGTTCGCCACATGCTGCCCGCGCGCCTCGCGGCTGGCGTCCGGCAGCTCGTACGCCTTGGCGCGGTAGACCCGGCCCTTGTTGGTGAAGAACAGCAGCCAGTGGTGGGTGGTGGAGACGAAGAAGTGGTCGACGATGTCGTCCTCGCGCAGCTTGGTGCCGCGCACTCCCTTGCCGCCGCGCTTCTGGGCGCGGTAGTCGTCCGTCTTGGTGCGCTTCACATAGCCACCACGGGTGATGGTGACCACGATGTCCTCTTCGGCGATCAGGTCCTCGATGGACATGTCGCCCTCGAACGGCACCAGCGCGGAGCGCCGGTCGTCGCCGAACTTGTCGACGATCGCCGTCAGTTCCTCGCCGATGATCTGCCGCTGCCGCTCCGGGGAGGCCAGGATCGCGTTGTACTCGCGGATCCGCGCCTCGAGTTCGTTGCGCTCCGCGGTGATCTTCTGGTGCTCAAGCGCGGCCAGCCGGCGCAGCTGCATCTCCAGGATCGCGTTGGCCTGGATCTCGTCGATGCTCAGCAGGCCCATCAGGCCCCGACGCGCGACGTCCACCGTGTCGCTGCGCCGGATCAGGGCGATGACCTCGTCGATCGCGTCCAGCGCGGCGAGCAGGCCGCGCAGGATGTGCGCCCGCTCCTCGGCCTTCCGCAGCCGGTAACGGGTGCGCCGCACCACCACGTCGATCTGGTGCGCCACCCAGGAGCGGATGAACGCGTCCAGCGACAGCGTGCGCGGCACGCCGTCCACCAGGGCCAGCATGTTGGCGCCGAAGTTGGTCTGCAGATCGGTGTGCTTGTAGAGGTTGTTGAGCACCACCTTGGCGACGGCGTCCCGCTTGAGCACGATCACCAGGCGCTGCCCGGTGCGCGAGGAGGTCTCGTCGCGGACGTCGGCGATGCCGTTGACCCGACCGTCCTTGACCAACTCGGCGATCTTCTGCGCGAGATTGTCCGGGTTGGTCTGGTACGGCAGCTCGGTGACCACCAGGCACTGCCGGCCCTGGATCTCCTCCACCTCGATCACGGCCCGCATGGTGATCGAGCCGCGCCCGGTGCGGTACGCCTCCTCGATGCCCTTGCGGCCGACCACCAGCGCACCGGTCGGGAAGTCGGGGCCCTTGATCCGCTCGATCAACGCGTCCAGCAGCTCGTCCGGGCTGGCGTCCGGGTGCTCCAGATACCACTGGGCGCCGGCCGCGACCTCGCGCAGGTTGTGCGGCGGGATGTTGGTCGCCATGCCGACCGCGATCCCGGCCGAGCCGTTGACCAGCAGGTTCGGGAAGCGCGACGGCAGCACCGTCGGCTCCTGGTTCCGCCCGTCGTAGTTGTCCTGGAAGTCGACGGTCTCCTCGTCGATGTCCCGCAGCGTCTCCATGGCCAGCGGGGCCAACCGGCACTCGGTGTACCGCATGGCCGCGGCCGGGTCGTTGCCGGGGGAGCCGAAGTTCCCGTTGGAGTCGACCAGCGGCATCCGCATCGTCCACGGCTGGGCGAGCCGGACCAGGGCGTCGTAGATCGAGGTGTCGCCGTGCGGGTGGTACGTGCCCATCACATCGCCGACCACGCGGGCGCACTTGTAGTAGCCGCGCTCGGGGCGGTAGCCCCCGTCGTACATCGCGTAGAGCACGCGCCGGTGCACCGGCTTGAGCCCGTCGCGCACGTCGGGGAGCGCACGGGAGACGATCACGCTCATCGCGTAGTCGAGATACGAGCGCTGCATCTCGGTCTCAAGCGTGACGGGCTCGATCCGCAGGGCTCCCGACGAGTTCAGTTCGGGGTTCGGCGGGGTGGGGGGAATGTCGTCGGCCATGGCTGTGGGTCCGATTCCTTTCGATCAGCGGTACGGGGCCGGATGGCCGGCGTCAGATGTCCAGGAACCGAACGTCCTTGGCGTTGCGCTGGATGAACGAGCGCCTGGCCTCCACGTCCTCGCCCATCAGGACGGAGAACAGGTCGTCAGCGGCGGCGGCGTCGTCCAGCGTGACCAGGCGCAGCACCCGGTGGGCCATGTCCATGGTGGTGATCCGCAGTTCCTCGGCGTTCATCTCGCCCAGGCCCTTGAACCGCTGGATCGAGTCCTCCCTGATCCGCTTGCCGCGCTCCCGGCCGAGCCGGATCAGGCTGTCGCGCTCCCGGTCCGAGTAGGCGTACTCGAACTCGTCGCGTCCCCACTTGATCTTGTAGAGCGGCGGCTGCGAGAGATAGACGTGCCCGGCTTCCACCAGCGGGCGCATGAAGCGGAACAGCAGGGTCAGCAGCAGGGTGTTGATGTGCTGCCCGTCGACATCGGCGTCCGCCATCAGGATGATCTTGTGATAGCGGAGCTTGGAGATGTCGAAATCCTCGTGGATCCCGGTGCCGAACGCCGAGATCAGCGCCTGGACCTCGGTGTTCTGCAACACCTTGTCGATCCTGGCCTTCTCGACGTTCAGGATCTTGCCGCGGATGGGCAGGATCGCCTGGTACTGCGGGTCCCGGCCGGACTTGGCGCTGCCGCCGGCCGAGTCGCCCTCCACGATGAAGATCTCGCTCTTGGTGGCGTCGTTGGACTGG
This region includes:
- a CDS encoding DUF3566 domain-containing protein, which gives rise to MSGAIGASGGGAGGEESPRHPESPPPGGYGFGAGDGAPRQESANDPSRGGTTMTSARPADSSHPQGQGYGSADQQHYHPPQAYPAPPGAAPTVGQQPSQPSPAPRARGGKQQTQGGGVRRPRTGARTVPRVRKARLRVAKADPWSVMKVSFLLSIALGICTIIAVAVLWMVMDGMGVFSTIGETITQATETDDESGFDLVSFLSLSRVLIFTSVIAVIDVVLATALATLGAFLYNLSAGFVGGVEVTLAEDE
- the gyrA gene encoding DNA gyrase subunit A, which produces MADDIPPTPPNPELNSSGALRIEPVTLETEMQRSYLDYAMSVIVSRALPDVRDGLKPVHRRVLYAMYDGGYRPERGYYKCARVVGDVMGTYHPHGDTSIYDALVRLAQPWTMRMPLVDSNGNFGSPGNDPAAAMRYTECRLAPLAMETLRDIDEETVDFQDNYDGRNQEPTVLPSRFPNLLVNGSAGIAVGMATNIPPHNLREVAAGAQWYLEHPDASPDELLDALIERIKGPDFPTGALVVGRKGIEEAYRTGRGSITMRAVIEVEEIQGRQCLVVTELPYQTNPDNLAQKIAELVKDGRVNGIADVRDETSSRTGQRLVIVLKRDAVAKVVLNNLYKHTDLQTNFGANMLALVDGVPRTLSLDAFIRSWVAHQIDVVVRRTRYRLRKAEERAHILRGLLAALDAIDEVIALIRRSDTVDVARRGLMGLLSIDEIQANAILEMQLRRLAALEHQKITAERNELEARIREYNAILASPERQRQIIGEELTAIVDKFGDDRRSALVPFEGDMSIEDLIAEEDIVVTITRGGYVKRTKTDDYRAQKRGGKGVRGTKLREDDIVDHFFVSTTHHWLLFFTNKGRVYRAKAYELPDASREARGQHVANLLAFQPDEEIAEILAVRDYEAAPYLVLATKSGLVKKTMLKDYDSPRSGGVIAINLREMADGRDDELIGAELVSAADDLLLISKKAQSIRFTATDDSLRPMGRATSGVKGMSFREGDELLSMNVVRAGTFVFTATDGGYAKRTPVDEYRVQGRGGLGIKAAKIVEDRGSLVGALVVENTDEILAITLGGGVIRTRVNEVRETGRDTMGVQLINLGKRDAVVGIARNAEAGREAEEVEAESTDETPQESEVGTVAPGAEE